The nucleotide window GCGAACGACGTCGTCGGCGACTTCCAGCTTTACGATGCGGTGAAAAACGGCGTTCTGGAGGCGGTGAACCCCTTCACCATCTACGCCCAGGGCATCATCCCGGCGGCCACCTTCCTGACGTCCATTCCGCTGGGGATGCGCAACCCGCATGAATTCGACGTCTTCTACTACGGCCTGGGCGGCATCGACATCGCGCGCGAACTTTACGCGGCGCAAGGCCTGCACTTCGTCGGCCCCGTGCACCACGGCCCGAACATCATCCACTCCAAGGTGCCGATCCGCTCGATCGACGACTTCGCGGGCCGCAAGATGCGCCTGCCGGGTGGCATGGTGGCCGAGATATTCAACGAGATCGGCGCCGAAACCACCGTTCTGCCCGGCTCGGAAATCTTCCCGGCGCTGGAAAAAGGCACCATCGACGTGGCCGACTACGTGGGCCCCGCCGTGAACTACGCCCTCGGCTTCAGCCAGGTCACCGACTATATCGTCATGGGCCCTCCGGGCTTCATGTCGCTGTACCAGCCGGTCGACACCATGGACATCACCGTGGGCATGGACGCGTGGGAGGCCCTGTCGCCCGAGATGAAGCAATTCGTCGAGATGGAAACCCACGTCTATTCCGACATGCACCACGCCGCGATCCAGGCCGCCGACCAGGAAGCCTGGGAGAAGTTCGAGGCCGACGGCACCGAGGTCACCCGCCTGTCACAAGACGACGTGGCCCTGATGACAGAGGTCGCCGTGCCGATCTGGTTCGACTACGCCAACCGCGACCCGCAGGCCGCGCGTGTCTTCAAGATTCAGCTTGATTACATGCAGTCCGGCTCGCTGGGCTATGTCGACCCGGCCCTGACCGAGGGGCTCGAGCTCAAACTCTGATCCCTCGACCGATCCGCCGCCCGAGGGCCCCGCGCCCCCGGGCGGCATTTTCTGACGCTTTCAACGAGTGAGGACCGCAATGCCGGGGCTCAGCTTCACGCTGCCGCATTGGCTGTACTGGGTGGGACTGATCGTCTTTCCCATCATCGCGATGATCCTGTCGCGCCGACCACAGCCCGAAAAGAAACGCTATACCCTGCCGCTGGCCTACATGATCGCCGTCACCGGCGGCATCCTCGGCCTGCACCGCTTTTACCTCAAAAGCCTGTGGGGCCTGGTGTTCATTCCGATCTTCCTGTTCATCCTCTACGCCAACGCGCAGACGCAGGAGGCCCGCACGATCCTGTCGGGCTTTGACAACGATCTGCGCGTGGCCCAGCGGGTGATCGACCGCGAACAGGGCCGCGTCGAAGAGGCCCGCGCCGACCTTCCCGACCTTCAGGCCGCCTATGACGAGGCAGAGGAAGGCAGCTTTACCCAGCGCGCCGCCGAGCGCCGCCTGAACCGCGCCCGCGACACGCTCGACAGCGGGGCCGCGCGCCTCGAAGAGGCCCAGGCCACGCTCGAAGAGATCCGCCCGCAACAGGTCGAGGCGTTCCGCATCCGCGCCTGGTGGGACAATGCCGCGGGCTATGCGTTCTACGCCATCCTCGCCCTTCTGGCGATCGACCTCGTGCTGATGCCAAGGCTGGTGCGCCGCGCCAACGAAAAGATCCCGCCCGACGAGGTGTCCGAGACCGAAAAGGCCCTGGCCGCCCACGAGGCAGAGGAAAGCCCCAAGCGCGACAGCGACTATGCCGAGAACTGGATCGACCGCCTGTCGCTTTTCTGCGGGGAATTCGTGGCCTACTGGGCCGTGATCGCCGTTTTCGTCTATTACTACGAGGTGCTGGCCCGCTACGTCTTCGGCTCGCCCACCAACTGGGCGCACGAGGCGATGTACCTGATGTTCGGGATGCAATACCTGATCTCGGGCGCCTACGCGATGCTGACGGAAACCCACGTGCGCGTGGACATCTTCTATGCGCCGATGCGGAAAAAGAACAAGGCGTGGGTCGACCTGCTGACCTCGGTCTTCTTCTTCATCTTCGCGGGCACCCTGCTGGTCACCTCGTGGATCTTCGCCATGGACGCCATCGCCGTGCCCTCGGGCAACGCGGTCGTCTCGGATTGGGCGCGCGGCCAGATCACCTTTGGCGAGATGGTCTCGGGCTTCGGCCTCGACCAGTGGACCAACCCCAACATCCGCTGGGGCGAGATCAGCTTCAACGAATGGGAAGTGCCGCTCTGGCCGATGAAGTGGGTCATGGTGATGGGCGGGCTGCTGCTTGTCCTGCAAGGCATCTCGAAACTGTCGAAAGACATCCGTGAAATCGCACGGGGGAACTGAGTCTCATGGGTATTGAAATCGACATCGCGTGGCTCACGCTCATCATGTTCGGCAGCCTTCTGGCGCTCTTGATGGCGGGCCTGCCACTGGCCTTCGTCACCGGCGGTCTCGCCTGCGTGTTCCTCTTCATCCTCGGCGATGAACGCGCGCTCAACATCGTGCCCAGCCGCATCTTCCCGCTGATGACCAACTATCAGCTTTCGGCGATCCCGCTCTTCATCTTCATGGCGGCGATGCTGGAAAGGGCAGGCATCATCAACGACATGTTCGACGTGATCTACAAGGTCATGGGCGGGCTCAAGGGCGGGCTGGCCGCGGCGACCATCATCGCCTCGACGATCCTCGCCGCCATGGTCGGCGTGATCGGCGCGGCGGTGGTCACCATGGGCATCATCGCCCTGCCGGCGATGCTGAAACGCCACTACGACCCCAAGATCGCCATGGGCTCGATCATGGCCGGCGGCACGCTCGGCATCCTGATCCCGCCGTCGATCCTTGCCATCATCTACGCCGTGGTGGCGGAACAATCGGTTGGCGAGCTCTTCATCGGCGCGGTCATTCCCGGCCTGATGCTGTCGGGCATGTACATCGCCTACGTGGTCATGCGCAGCTACATCAATCCGGCCCTCGGCCCCGCTATCCCGGTCGAGGAACGCGTGTCGAACCGCGAAAAGATGCAGCTCATCGGAAAAATGGCCGCGCCCATCACGCTGGTCGCGGTGGTCCTCGGCATCATCTTCTCGGGCGTCGCCACCCCGGTCGAGGCCGCGGGCATCGGCACCTTCGGCGCCTTCATCGTGGCCGCCATCCACCGCAAGCTCGACTGGCCCACCATCCGCGAGGCCTGCACCACCACGCTCAAGGCCTCGGCCATGGTCATCTGGATCATGTTCGGCGCGACGATCTTCGTCGGCCTTTACGTGCTGGAAGGCGGGCAGCAATTCGTGCAGGACGCGCTGGCCGCGACCGGCCTCGGCCCCTGGGGCATCCTGATCCTGATGCAGATCCTGCTGGTGATCCTGGGCATGTTCCTCGACTGGGTGGGCATCCTGCTCTTGTGCGTGCCAATCTTCGTGCCGATCATCAAGGCGCTGGGCGCGGCCGCCTTCGGCCTTTCCAGCCCCGAGGACCTGGTGCTGTGGTTCGGCGTGCTCTACCTGGTGAACATGCAGATGAGCTTCCTGTCGCCGCCCTTCGGCTACGCGCTCTTTTACCTGCGCGGGGTGGCGCCGCCGGAGATCCCGATGTCGGACATCTTCAAATCGGCCCTGCCCTTCCTGTTCTTGCAGATCGTCGGACTGGTGCTTTGCATGGTCTTCCCACAGATCATCACCTGGCTGCCCAGGCTGATCTACGGCTGATCGCCAAACGGTCCCCGCCCCGCGCGGGGGCCGACCTCCAACCTGCCCCCCACGGCTAGCCCAGCACCTCCGCCACCAGCGGGTTCGGGAACCGTTGCTCCAGCGTCACCGAGCGGCAATTTGCACACAGTCACACGTCGCTGGCCCTCGACGTTTCCACCAGCCCGGCCCCAAGCGCGAACCAGACCATCTGCGCGTCTGTCTCAAGGCCCAGCACGCCCTTGATCTGGTAGTGATTGTTTCGCACCGTCTCGACGCTGATCGACAACGCGTCGGCAATCTCTTCAGCCGGCCAGCCGCTTGCCAGCAGGCGCAGGATTTCCGTCTGGCGCGTGCTCAGCTCGTCCAGGCCCGTGCCGGTGCCGGCAATCCGGTCCTGCGCGATTGCCTCGATCACATCCGGTGATCATCCGCTGGTCGAACCGGATGCAGGTGCCCGGCGCCATCACGCCCAGAAGCTTGATCGACGTCATCTCGGCATAAAGCGGGTCGCCCACGCGCGGCTCCATGTGATAGTTCCGCTCCAGCACATAACTGGCCCGCGTCAGCGTCGTCTGGGTGTCGCTCCGCGCGGTCCGGTACGCATCCGCCGCCGCCAGGCCAAGCGTGATCGCGGCCGCCAGCGCCGTCACCAGCCAAAGCGTGAAGACCAGTCGAAATCGCAGGCTCATGTCGCTTCCTCCCTGAACGGGCTGCCTCCAAGGATCGGGCAAACCGGCCGTCATGTCTCGGGCAATTTGCCCGACATGCGCCGAAAATGGACGATAACCTCCTGGCCCAGGCGCCGCGAAAGCCCCTCGCCGATCGTGCGCGACGCCAGGTCGACCACGCCGCCCGGGGCAAAGGCCACGAGAATGGTGATGGCGCGGTTCGGATAATCCTCCTGCGCCGCCGCGCCGGTCGCAATCATCGCCGCAAGCGCGGCTCCCAGCAGTTTCTTCATGGTGTTTCACTCCTCCCATTGTGCGGCCCCTTCGAGCCGCCTGACCGATCGGCCCGAACGACCGATCGTATTCAGCGTCCCGCCCGGCATCGCTACAGGCCCGGCAGGAAACTCAGAAATCTCCGAACAACCGGACGGATACCGCCTTGAGATGCGCGCGCATGAGCGCCTGGGCGGCGTCGGGGTCGTGATTGGCGATGGCCTCCGCGATGCGTCTGTGCTCGTCGAAGCTGCCATGATCGCGCGACGGCTTCGGCGTCTGCCGCTGCACCGCGCCCCACGTGACCGAGCGGCGTATCGAATTGAGCCTGTCGAAGATGGCGACCAGCGGGATGTTGTCGGTGGCCTCCGAAATCGCACGGTGAAAATCATCGTCGGCGGCCTCGTAGGCGTCCCAGTCGCCCGCCGCGTGGGTCGCGCGCTCCGCTGCGGCGATCCGGTCCAGGGCCTCGGCCGAGGCATTCATCGCCGCCTCCCGCGCGATGGACGGCTCGATTGCCAGCCGTGCGGCCATCATCTTGACCGGCGTGGTGCGCCGCGACAGGGCCAGCGTGGTGTCCGCCTGCTCTTCCGCGCCGTCGGGGTCGGACATGAACGTGCCCTTGCCGACGTGCCGCCAGATCTTTCCCTCGTCTTCCAGGTCCTGAAGCGCATTGCGCAGCGCCGCGCGGTTCAGGCCCAGCTCGTGCAGCAGCGCCCGCTCGGACGGAAGACGGTCGCCCGGACCGAAATTGCGCTCCTCGATGAAGGCGCGCAGCCGGGTTGCCGCCGCCTCGTTGTCAGCCGTCCGGATTTGAGTAGTCTCGTCCACGCCTATCCCGATCAATTTCTGATCTATCAGATCAATCCCTCAATTGGTCGCAATGGTTGCCACCGTGGATTCCTAAAATCAACTGGTTTATAAAATTATTGCCCAGATCATTTTAAAATTGATCTTTTCAGAAGTTATTTCTATGGCTCTATGTCAAATTAATCTGAAAGGTTGTCATGGCTGACTTTGCTATCTCCCCGCCCGAAGTTATCAGTGTTCCCACCGCCTCCGGCGCGCGATTCCCCGTGCGCCGCGTCTATTGCA belongs to Roseovarius sp. THAF27 and includes:
- the dctP gene encoding TRAP transporter substrate-binding protein DctP, yielding MTNKLTTRRNALRTIAGAGAATLAAPHIAGAQANGTTWKIQTSWPGGAGLQIFKDWCGTIAEKTGGELTFQPFGANDVVGDFQLYDAVKNGVLEAVNPFTIYAQGIIPAATFLTSIPLGMRNPHEFDVFYYGLGGIDIARELYAAQGLHFVGPVHHGPNIIHSKVPIRSIDDFAGRKMRLPGGMVAEIFNEIGAETTVLPGSEIFPALEKGTIDVADYVGPAVNYALGFSQVTDYIVMGPPGFMSLYQPVDTMDITVGMDAWEALSPEMKQFVEMETHVYSDMHHAAIQAADQEAWEKFEADGTEVTRLSQDDVALMTEVAVPIWFDYANRDPQAARVFKIQLDYMQSGSLGYVDPALTEGLELKL
- a CDS encoding TRAP transporter large permease subunit, with translation MGIEIDIAWLTLIMFGSLLALLMAGLPLAFVTGGLACVFLFILGDERALNIVPSRIFPLMTNYQLSAIPLFIFMAAMLERAGIINDMFDVIYKVMGGLKGGLAAATIIASTILAAMVGVIGAAVVTMGIIALPAMLKRHYDPKIAMGSIMAGGTLGILIPPSILAIIYAVVAEQSVGELFIGAVIPGLMLSGMYIAYVVMRSYINPALGPAIPVEERVSNREKMQLIGKMAAPITLVAVVLGIIFSGVATPVEAAGIGTFGAFIVAAIHRKLDWPTIREACTTTLKASAMVIWIMFGATIFVGLYVLEGGQQFVQDALAATGLGPWGILILMQILLVILGMFLDWVGILLLCVPIFVPIIKALGAAAFGLSSPEDLVLWFGVLYLVNMQMSFLSPPFGYALFYLRGVAPPEIPMSDIFKSALPFLFLQIVGLVLCMVFPQIITWLPRLIYG
- a CDS encoding TRAP transporter small permease subunit, which encodes MPGLSFTLPHWLYWVGLIVFPIIAMILSRRPQPEKKRYTLPLAYMIAVTGGILGLHRFYLKSLWGLVFIPIFLFILYANAQTQEARTILSGFDNDLRVAQRVIDREQGRVEEARADLPDLQAAYDEAEEGSFTQRAAERRLNRARDTLDSGAARLEEAQATLEEIRPQQVEAFRIRAWWDNAAGYAFYAILALLAIDLVLMPRLVRRANEKIPPDEVSETEKALAAHEAEESPKRDSDYAENWIDRLSLFCGEFVAYWAVIAVFVYYYEVLARYVFGSPTNWAHEAMYLMFGMQYLISGAYAMLTETHVRVDIFYAPMRKKNKAWVDLLTSVFFFIFAGTLLVTSWIFAMDAIAVPSGNAVVSDWARGQITFGEMVSGFGLDQWTNPNIRWGEISFNEWEVPLWPMKWVMVMGGLLLVLQGISKLSKDIREIARGN
- a CDS encoding FadR/GntR family transcriptional regulator yields the protein MDETTQIRTADNEAAATRLRAFIEERNFGPGDRLPSERALLHELGLNRAALRNALQDLEDEGKIWRHVGKGTFMSDPDGAEEQADTTLALSRRTTPVKMMAARLAIEPSIAREAAMNASAEALDRIAAAERATHAAGDWDAYEAADDDFHRAISEATDNIPLVAIFDRLNSIRRSVTWGAVQRQTPKPSRDHGSFDEHRRIAEAIANHDPDAAQALMRAHLKAVSVRLFGDF
- a CDS encoding helix-turn-helix transcriptional regulator; protein product: MIEAIAQDRIAGTGTGLDELSTRQTEILRLLASGWPAEEIADALSISVETVRNNHYQIKGVLGLETDAQMVWFALGAGLVETSRASDV